A portion of the Candidatus Pristimantibacillus lignocellulolyticus genome contains these proteins:
- a CDS encoding ATP-binding protein — MRGILQFSSRTIWLHTVAIIIIGLIASYLYLAISVPDSPKIQSEKGVLDLTQVHISNDPLKLQGEWAFYWQELLTPEDIQNRLESDGNFDRWISIPSSWLNYRLDDQQLSGTGFATFRVVIELSEQDQNERLALRMPTIFHSYKLWVNGELLEEVGVVGQDKSSVTPHLATKLVFFQPEKDRVELVMQVANFHHMRGGITKYIELGGSDVLTVKTNLKIAAEMFITASLLVIGVYHLLLFALRRKDRAPLYFGLFTMLFGIRSLLVGELLITQLWPVFPWELQFKIEYLILCSSVYIIMMYSECIFPNYVSRWFHLGTRIVTCSFCIVIIVTPALIYTKLLLAIGVIVVLHMIYLMIGLALAAMRRTEGATIFLLVSVVALVTVINDFLYFNEWSRIGNTSPLGLLVFTIAQMILLSSRFTRAASNEERIASELQDANKKLIEMNMNLEGTVQERTQALTAAHDDLRTSYDRLLHSEQGRKKLLAYITHDLRMPLSSMLGYVEAVQDRVKPEHDEQYLNYIRDNTIRINRMIEELSFLSHLETGQVSYRMEQVSVFQFLRKFYEQYELVVRDAGLDFVLDIGNAEDQGLGSPVVEMDTQRLEQALFNLVSNAMKFSSKGGMVRIALAVDEVNHTRYAIISVQDSGMGIPPDQLEQIFDRNYKYYRPGMEKNVEGSGLGLAICREIVQAHEGMVRAESDGLTGAIFYISLPYIVEER; from the coding sequence ATGAGGGGTATTCTCCAATTCAGTTCTCGTACTATTTGGCTTCATACAGTTGCTATCATAATTATTGGTTTGATAGCAAGCTATCTCTATCTCGCCATTTCTGTCCCAGACTCCCCTAAGATACAAAGTGAAAAAGGCGTTTTGGATTTAACGCAGGTTCATATTAGTAATGACCCACTGAAGCTACAAGGAGAGTGGGCGTTCTATTGGCAAGAGCTACTGACACCTGAGGACATACAGAATCGCTTAGAAAGCGACGGGAATTTTGATCGTTGGATCAGTATCCCAAGCTCTTGGCTAAACTATCGGTTAGATGATCAGCAGCTGAGTGGTACAGGCTTCGCAACTTTTCGTGTGGTTATCGAGCTTAGCGAGCAGGATCAGAATGAGCGGCTTGCTTTGCGAATGCCTACCATTTTTCATTCATATAAGTTATGGGTTAATGGCGAGTTACTAGAAGAAGTTGGCGTGGTTGGTCAGGACAAGAGCAGCGTAACACCGCATCTAGCAACGAAGTTGGTGTTCTTCCAGCCCGAGAAAGATAGGGTGGAGCTGGTTATGCAAGTCGCCAACTTCCATCATATGCGTGGCGGCATCACCAAGTATATCGAGCTGGGCGGCAGTGATGTGTTGACGGTCAAGACAAATCTGAAAATTGCCGCAGAAATGTTCATTACCGCAAGCCTGCTGGTGATTGGCGTGTATCACCTGCTATTGTTCGCATTGCGACGCAAAGACAGAGCTCCATTATATTTTGGTCTGTTCACCATGTTGTTCGGTATCCGATCATTGCTGGTCGGCGAGCTTTTGATCACACAATTGTGGCCAGTGTTTCCATGGGAATTGCAGTTCAAGATCGAGTATCTGATTCTTTGCAGTAGTGTATACATCATCATGATGTACTCTGAGTGCATCTTTCCAAATTATGTGTCGCGTTGGTTTCATCTTGGCACGCGGATCGTAACTTGCTCATTCTGTATCGTAATTATCGTGACTCCTGCACTTATCTATACAAAATTATTACTGGCGATCGGTGTGATCGTAGTTCTCCATATGATTTATCTAATGATTGGTCTTGCCCTAGCAGCTATGCGGCGTACGGAGGGAGCAACGATTTTCCTGCTGGTGTCGGTGGTAGCTCTTGTTACCGTTATCAACGACTTTTTATATTTTAACGAATGGTCACGAATCGGTAATACATCTCCGCTTGGTCTGTTGGTATTTACGATTGCACAGATGATTCTGCTTTCATCGAGATTTACGAGGGCGGCATCGAACGAGGAGAGGATTGCAAGTGAGCTGCAGGACGCTAATAAAAAGCTGATCGAAATGAATATGAATTTGGAAGGAACCGTGCAGGAACGCACTCAGGCTTTAACCGCAGCTCATGATGATCTACGCACTTCGTATGACCGTTTGCTCCACTCTGAGCAAGGGAGAAAAAAGCTCCTTGCCTATATTACGCATGATCTGCGTATGCCACTGTCCAGCATGCTTGGTTATGTGGAAGCTGTGCAGGACAGAGTTAAGCCGGAGCATGATGAACAGTATTTGAACTATATTCGGGATAACACAATAAGGATTAACCGCATGATCGAGGAATTGTCCTTCTTGTCGCATTTAGAGACGGGACAAGTCTCGTACCGAATGGAGCAGGTTTCTGTCTTCCAATTCTTGCGCAAGTTCTATGAACAATATGAGCTAGTTGTGCGTGACGCAGGATTAGATTTCGTGCTGGATATCGGAAATGCGGAAGATCAAGGACTCGGCTCGCCTGTTGTCGAGATGGATACGCAACGATTGGAGCAGGCGTTGTTCAATCTGGTTTCAAACGCAATGAAGTTCTCTTCTAAAGGTGGTATGGTGCGTATTGCGCTAGCTGTGGACGAGGTGAATCATACTCGTTATGCGATCATTAGCGTACAAGATTCTGGCATGGGAATTCCTCCAGACCAGCTCGAGCAAATCTTCGATCGCAATTACAAGTATTATCGACCGGGCATGGAGAAGAACGTGGAGGGCAGTGGGCTTGGGTTGGCGATTTGCAGGGAAATCGTACAAGCGCATGAAGGGATGGTTCGAGCAGAGAGCGACGGCCTTACGGGGGCGATCTTCTATATATCGCTACCTTATATTGTAGAAGAAAGGTGA
- a CDS encoding response regulator transcription factor, protein MDMHKIMIVDDDPHICEIVQVYCEREGFLTSYSHSGTEALKLLTSFEPDLIVLDVLLANENGIDWCRNARNYTNAPIVFLSSREEDEVKISALSYGGDDYMTKPFSPGVLMAKIKAHLRRVSTGRREQLLELPGLTLDFFTQSVNMGSETISLSKKEFSLLSYMAQHVNRAVTVDTLFQLIWGTESLEDTRTVAVHISNLRKKIEADPANPERIVTIRGAGYMLVAISALQART, encoded by the coding sequence ATGGACATGCACAAAATAATGATCGTCGATGATGATCCTCATATATGCGAGATTGTTCAGGTGTATTGCGAAAGGGAGGGCTTCTTAACCTCGTACAGTCATAGCGGGACAGAAGCCTTGAAGCTGCTTACGTCTTTTGAGCCGGATTTGATTGTACTGGATGTACTGCTGGCTAATGAAAACGGCATTGATTGGTGCAGGAACGCACGTAACTACACGAATGCGCCGATCGTATTTCTGAGTAGTCGTGAAGAGGATGAGGTGAAAATTAGTGCATTATCCTATGGCGGAGATGATTATATGACCAAGCCGTTCAGTCCGGGCGTACTCATGGCCAAGATCAAGGCACATCTTCGTAGAGTGTCGACGGGCAGAAGGGAACAACTTCTGGAGTTACCGGGTTTGACGCTGGATTTCTTCACACAGTCCGTCAACATGGGCAGTGAAACGATCTCTTTATCGAAAAAGGAGTTCAGTCTACTTTCCTATATGGCACAACACGTGAACCGTGCCGTCACTGTCGATACGTTGTTTCAGCTCATCTGGGGAACAGAGAGTCTGGAGGATACGAGAACGGTCGCTGTACATATTAGTAATTTACGAAAAAAAATCGAGGCTGACCCTGCCAATCCGGAGAGAATTGTTACGATTCGGGGGGCCGGATATATGCTAGTTGCCATAAGTGCGTTACAAGCGCGTACTTAG